In Rutidosis leptorrhynchoides isolate AG116_Rl617_1_P2 chromosome 2, CSIRO_AGI_Rlap_v1, whole genome shotgun sequence, one genomic interval encodes:
- the LOC139891592 gene encoding DExH-box ATP-dependent RNA helicase DExH6-like translates to MVHPSTSSNKRRQKRAAATQQQFNKNPSVAESTRIHIRQVLEDFRASNDDVYTFDANLSKFDRVEVHKLCIKMGFKSASSGSRKGNSRWVSIYKKKGKSNNNNVKKENNLTSFTFLEEGKVILQDFFSTYPPGDYEEGENASTSKNNNDNRGTKTDDMLCKPLIKTADIAKKLESVVARMQSDPKLKQITEDRAELPIATFKDVITSTIESHQVSLFTGVSHMLFFILFWL, encoded by the exons ATGGTGCATCCTTCAACTTCTTCAAACAAAAGAAGGCAAAAAAGAGCCGCTGCTACACAACAACAATTTAACAAAAATCCTTCGGTTGCAGAATCCACTCGAATTCATATTCGCCAAGTTCTTGAGGATTTTAGGGCTTCCAATGATGACG TGTACACATTTGATGCCAACCTTTCAAAGTTTGATCGTGTTGAGGTTCACAAGCTGTGTATTAAAATGGGTTTTAAGTCTGCAAGTTCTGG GTCTAGGAAAGGGAACTCAAGATGGGTTTCGATTTACAAGAAAAAAGGAAAATCGAATAATAACAACGTGAAGAAGGAGAACAACCTCACTTCGTTTACGTTTTTGGAAGAGGGAAAGGTTATTTTACAGGACTTTTTTTCTACTTATCCTCCTGGTGATTATGAAGAGGGCGAAAACGCGTCTACGTCTAAAAACAATAACGATAACAGAGGAACAAAAACGGATGATATGCTTTGCAAACCGTTAATCAAAACAGCTGATATTGCTAAGAAGCTTGAATCGGTCGTTGCTAGAATGCAGTCTGACCCCAAGTTGAAACAG ATTACGGAAGATAGGGCTGAACTTCCAATTGCAACTTTTAAGGACGTTATTACGTCAACAATAGAATCTCATCAGGTTTCACTATTTACTGGTGTATCACATATGCTATTTTTTATACTATTTTGGCTATAA